In the Candidatus Electrothrix sp. GW3-4 genome, one interval contains:
- the fabZ gene encoding 3-hydroxyacyl-ACP dehydratase FabZ, translating into MSEDNKVQLPMGIKEILDLLPHRYPFIMLDRVLDFEPDKTITGLKNVSMGEPFFQGHFPGEPVMPGVLILEGMAQAGAVLAYLSTEDIAGKLVYFAGMDKVRFRKVVRPGDQLIYKVELVRRKSKLIKVQCHAYVDDVLVTEAEQLATFS; encoded by the coding sequence ATGAGTGAGGACAACAAGGTGCAGCTGCCTATGGGGATCAAGGAAATTCTTGACCTCTTGCCGCATCGATATCCTTTTATTATGCTGGATCGGGTCTTGGATTTTGAGCCTGATAAAACAATAACTGGCCTGAAAAATGTGTCCATGGGCGAGCCTTTTTTTCAGGGGCATTTTCCAGGCGAACCTGTTATGCCCGGAGTCCTGATTCTTGAGGGTATGGCCCAAGCCGGGGCCGTGTTGGCCTATCTTTCCACCGAAGACATTGCTGGAAAACTCGTGTACTTTGCCGGAATGGACAAGGTTCGTTTCCGCAAGGTGGTACGACCCGGTGATCAGCTGATTTATAAAGTGGAATTGGTTCGGCGAAAAAGCAAACTCATCAAGGTGCAGTGTCATGCCTATGTTGATGATGTCCTGGTGACCGAAGCC
- a CDS encoding glycosyltransferase yields MPDFSVIVPAWNAEKTLVRCLKSLTRQTLAQERYEIIIVDDGSTDRTADIADQFSVVYHYQENQGPAAARNAGVSLAKGAVIFFTDADCVPDPDWLEEMSAPFARPEVAAVKGAYRTEQKELIARFAQIEFEERFLMLEQRETIDMVDTYSAGFRKEIFLGLGGFDTRFPKADNEDTEFSYRMAEHGYTMVFTHRALVRHLNHPDSVLRYFRLKFSRGYWRLMVYRMHPERAVKDSYTPQTLKLQIIALFLGMITPFILFFSPFMGGIFLACFFLFYLALTFPFFRVAYKYDRAVAFLSPLLLALRAGALGSGLLWGGMRLWLGHDVFGQEERK; encoded by the coding sequence ATGCCCGATTTTTCAGTTATTGTTCCGGCCTGGAACGCGGAAAAAACTCTTGTGCGCTGTCTCAAAAGCCTCACTCGACAAACCCTTGCTCAAGAGCGCTATGAGATCATCATAGTGGATGACGGTTCAACAGATCGAACGGCTGATATTGCCGATCAGTTTTCTGTCGTATATCATTATCAGGAGAATCAGGGGCCTGCGGCAGCACGTAACGCAGGTGTCTCCCTGGCAAAAGGCGCTGTGATTTTTTTTACAGATGCGGATTGTGTGCCGGACCCTGACTGGTTGGAGGAGATGTCTGCCCCTTTTGCGAGACCTGAGGTTGCAGCTGTCAAGGGGGCATATCGTACAGAACAAAAGGAGCTTATCGCCCGTTTTGCCCAGATTGAATTTGAGGAGCGTTTTTTGATGCTGGAGCAAAGGGAGACCATTGATATGGTGGATACCTACTCAGCTGGTTTTAGGAAAGAAATTTTTTTAGGTTTGGGTGGCTTTGACACCCGTTTTCCCAAAGCTGATAATGAGGATACTGAATTTTCCTACCGGATGGCGGAACACGGTTACACGATGGTTTTTACCCACCGTGCCTTGGTACGCCACCTGAATCACCCGGACTCCGTCCTTCGCTATTTTCGCTTGAAATTCAGCAGAGGGTACTGGCGGTTAATGGTTTATCGGATGCATCCTGAAAGAGCGGTGAAGGACTCCTATACCCCGCAAACGCTCAAGTTGCAGATTATCGCTCTGTTTCTGGGGATGATCACACCGTTTATTCTTTTTTTCTCTCCCTTCATGGGAGGAATCTTCCTGGCCTGTTTTTTCCTTTTTTACTTAGCACTTACCTTTCCCTTTTTTCGTGTCGCCTATAAGTATGACAGGGCTGTGGCTTTCCTTTCCCCATTATTACTGGCTTTGCGGGCTGGAGCCCTTGGAAGCGGTCTTCTGTGGGGGGGCATGCGGCTCTGGTTGGGGCATGATGTCTTTGGACAAGAAGAAAGGAAATAG